The genomic interval GTCAATGAGAGTCCAAGGCCGGTGCCTTTGATGTTCTTTTCGTTTTCCTCTCCTTCATCCAGGACGCCTCTGTAAAAACGGTTAAATACAAGAGGAAGCTCCTCTCCGGGGATTCCGGGTCCGTTGTCACTTACCTCGTAGACGGTATGTCCCTCTGAAATGTACAGGTTGATGTCGATATGAACGCCAGTTCCTCCGTATTTGATTGCGTTTCCGATGAGATTGAGCAGTGCTTGCTCAATCCTGTCCTGGTCGGCGATGAGATTGGGGAGGTTCCGATCGCAGTGAAGGCGCACCATGGCCCTGCCTGCCTCCGCCTGTGGTTTAAGAAGTTGGACGGCATTTTCAACCACCACAAGGGGATCGAAGGGCTCCTTGGTCAGTGATAGTTGACCTGACTCAAGGCGGGCGAGATCGAGAAAATTATTTATGAGGCGGTTCAGTCGCATACTCTCGTTACTGATGATGTGAAGATAACGAGTGAGGGACTCCGGGATGTCGTTGCTCCTGAGCATATATTCGGAGAACCCCTGGATCGAAGTGAGAGGGGTGCGTAATTCGTGCGATACTGTGGAGATCAGTTCAGTTTTCAGGTGGTCGAGTCGCCGAATCTGGATGCGATCGAAGATCCCCTCCAGCAGTAGTCCAATGAACTGGGTCAATATGACCTGCTGAAGTCTCTGCATTTCCAGTACATCCGCAGGTAAATAAGAAATGGCAGACAGCACCAGGCCGAACAGGTTGTGGCGCGGAGGCAGCAGGCTTCTAACCAAGTGCAGTTCGGATGCCTGGACCCGGTGCCAGTCAAAACCAAGTTCAATAAGGCGCTCGTTGTCGAGATAGGGGGGGTGAAGGGAGTAAGAGGCGAGGGATTGGTAAAGCGAATATCCCGACCGGAAGTCCATGACTGCTATGTTGATACCGCCCTCTGAACCAAGAGTGCTTGCCCAGGCCCTGTTGTTACCCATCTCTCCGATGAGGATCATATGGGAGTGGGGACCAAGGGCAATATTAAGGGCCCGGATGGCCGCCGGTACCAGACCCGATTCAATATCAGTTGTATCCGACTGAAGTTCCTGGAGGGCAGATAAAACCGATGTCGTGGTGTTGTAATGAGTGACTAACCTCTCATTCTGGCTTATATTTTCCATCCCCATCCCCACCTGGAGCGCCAGGGATTTGAGAGTACGCAGGTTCGCCTCTGTAAAGCCTTCGTTCATGGTGGTGTCAGTGACGTTCATGACCCCCAAAAGCCTTCCCCGGCTTTTAAGGGGGACGCTTAAAAACGATCTCGTGCGATAACGGTCATCTTCCTGGCCCGTAAACCGTACATCCTTTTCCATGTCCGGGACGAGAAGCGGTTCACCTGTGGCAGCGACCCATCCGGAAACCCCCTCACCCATAGGAACTTTCACTCCCTTGATATTGTCCGGATAGCGCCCAGCCCATGCCGTGAGGGTTAGAAACTGTGCCTGCGGATCCAGAGCAAGGATAGAGACCCTTTCAGCATCGAAAAGAGCCAGCACCTTGTTGCAAAAAGTCTGGAGGATGGTTAACTCGTCAAGATTGGAATTGAGGAGTTCCCCCAATTCCAGAAAAAGTTCTTCTGTTATCTGACTGGTCATCGTTATTCGCAGCTCCCTGTAAATCTGGTACCTTTTAACAGGCCGTAAACAGCCTGGCATCTGATTTAATATAGCATGTGCGGGGATAATGAAGGATACCGATATGAAGGCTTCTCGGCAAGTGAGTTCATGACATTCACGGGTGAACCGTGAACCGTGAACAGGAAAGGCAGTTAACCGTAAATGGTGAACGTTGATAGAATTTTAGTTAATCCATTCACTATTCACCATTCACAGTTCACCTATGGTTTTTCAATATATTTTCCATTTACGGTTGCCGTAACCTTATATGAAGGTTATAAATTCCACATCATCGATATCCGATATTGGATACCTGTTAAGGGGTATTTCCCCCAAACTTTAAAGATAGGAGTGGTTCATGAGGGCGATCCCGGATAATTACAGGCCTATTCTGACGGCCGACCAGATAGAGAACAGGATCCATGAGATGGCCGCGGAGATCAGCCGTGACCTGATGGGGGAGTCACCTGTATTTGTGGGGGTCCTGAAGGGAGCATTCATTTTTCTCGCGGACCTGGTACGAGCCATGTCGGTACCTGTTGAGATCGATTTTGCCCAGATATCCAGCTACGGCGATGAGACTCAGTCCAGCGGGCGGATCAAGGTTATGAAGGACATCACGACCCCCGTTGCGGGCAGGCACATTGTGGTGGTTGAGGATATTATCGACAGTGGTCGTACACTGCACTACTACCTGAACGAGTTGAGGCAACGCGGCCCTGCCTCCGTTCGACTGGCGGCGCTCATTAACAAAACCGAACGGCAGGAGTATACCCCCAAAGTGGATTACCTGGGGTTTACTATCCCTCATGGTTTCCTGGTGGGCTACGGCCTGGACCATGCCGGGATGTGGAGGGATCTTCCGGGGGTGTACGAGGTAATCAATGCTTAGGCATCGATTACCTAAGCACGCAGCACCCAGCACACAGCACGCAGAAGAAGAACTAAATTCATACCGCTCCAATGTTGTTTCCCCGGTTTTGATACCTAAGATTGTTTACTGCGTATAGCGTACTGCGTCCTGCGTGCTGCTTTTATGAATTTCCTCTTCTATGCCGGCGTCGTACTTATCTGGGGGACCACCTGGTTCGCGATCCTGTTCCAGTTGGGCGAGGTGGATCCCCTCGTCTCCATCATTTACCGTTTTGCTATCGCTGCTGTAATCCTTATGGTTTATTGCCTGGTTATGAGGAAGAGGATGCGCTTTCCCCTTCGTGATCACTTCTTCATGGCCATGATGGGAGTCTTTCTTTTCGCGCTGAACTACTGGCTTTTCTATGTGGCGGAACTTTACCTTGCCAGTGGGCTTGTGGCGGTGATTTTTTCAACAATGGTTATCTGGAACATCCTCTTCGGCACCTTTTTCATAGGCACACCCATCAGACCAAAGGTCTTAATCGGGGCTTTCCTCGGATTGATCGGGATCACTCTGGTTTTTTGGCCAGAACTGGCAGCATTTGAACTTTCAGACAAGGGAATGCTTGGATTGCTACTGAGTCTTGCGGCGACGATATCAGCTTCCTTTGGTAATATCACTTCGGCCAGGAACCAGATGGAGGGGATCCCCGTAGTCCAGGCCAACGCCTGGGGGATGACCTATGGAACTACTTTCATGATCATAGTGGCTCTGCTCACCGGTAAGGATTTCACCTTCCAGGCCACTGTGCCGTACATTTCTTCTTTGCTTTATCTTGCTGTTTTTGGATCTGTATTTGCTTTCGGGATGTATCTGACCCTGATTGGCAGGATCGGAGCTGACCGAGCGGCCTATACAACCCTTCTCTTTCCCGTTGTGGCCCTTTCCCTGTCCATGATGTTTGAGGGGTACCGGGGGAGCGTGGGGGCGCAGGTGGGGATATTGTTGATTCTGGTGGGTAATTTTTTAGTGCTGAAAAGGCAAAAAATTGGAATATGGAATAGGGAATAGGGTAGATAAACTAATTGTGATCGTGAAGAATTTATTCCACCTTCTACCTCCCACCTCCCACCTCCCGCCTCCCACCTTCCTCCTTCCCTATTCCAGGGGTTTGATGTTCGCCGGTCCATCATTTCCCGGTGAGTTGACCGCTCTCGAAACTTCCCAGGCTTCCAGCTCTTTGGCAGGGTAAGGGATGAGGAGAGGAGTAAGCTTTTCCGGGTCCTGTTCTGCCGGGTCAAGCCATCTATCCCGGTCATCCGGTTTGATGATCACCGGCATGCGGTTGTGGATCGGTTCCAGAAGTTCGTTAGGTTCCGTTGTAACGATAGTGCAGGTTCGGATAGCTTCGCCCTCCGGGGGGCGCCAATCTGAGTAGAGGCCCGCGAACCCCAGGGGACGCCCGTCCTTCATAGTGATGTAGATTGGTGTCTTGCCGCTTGCCGTTTTTTCCCACTCGTAGAATCCGTCTGCCACGATGAGGCACCTGTGCTTTTTCAGGGACCCCTTGAAGCTGGGTTTTTCTGTCAGGGTTTCGGCCCTGGCGTTGATCATCCGGTTGCCTATGGATGGGTCCTTCGCCCAGGGAGGAATAAGGCCCCATCGGCAGGTGATCAGCCGGTTGCCGCCATCGTTGACCACGACGGGAACGTCCTGGGTGGGGGCAATATTGTATGACGGACGAAGGGGGATGTCCGCGCCGAATTTAAGGGAGAATTCCTTCTCAAGGAGGGGGAACAATGTGAACTGTACGAATCTTCCGCACATGAAATGCTCCGCATTCAGTTTCAGGTTCCAAGTTCCATATCCCAGGTATATGTAATGGTTTTTTTCTTTCCCTACGTCCTCTGCGCGAGGCTGCTCTTGCCGCTATTGCGGTATCCGAGATTGCCTCGGCCTGAGTTTCAGCCTCGCAATGACTTCCGCACTTTCCCCGTTACGCCGATACGCCGACACCCCGTTTCGTCCCGAAGGGACAACCGTACTGCGTCCTGTGTTCTGCGTTCTTTCCTACACCGTCCCCTCCCGCATAGCCGTACCGATCTCAGCTTCGGCTTTGCTGATGGCATCCTCATCTTGTTCGTCCTCGCCTTGCAGTTGAAGCAGCTTGATGAGTTTGTCCGATATTGGGGACTCAATAACCCACACGTGGGCATTGAGCATAGCGCTGTTCTGACCAGGATGTTGGAGCATCATTATGTCGTTGGAGGCGACGCGGAACTTGTGCTGGCAAAACTCGCCATGAACCCCCTCCGGACAGGTGCAGGTGATGGTCAGCTTATCCTCATCTTTGGTGAAGGTGACCTTGAACGGATCGTCGGTTCCGCTTCTGGCTAGGAGAGTGATTTCCTCTTTTCCCATGGATTACTCCTTTATTTGTAATGTTGTATTCTATCTGCGTTCTACGGCGAACTCTGCGTTAAAACATTTATTTTCAAGCGATAATGGCCTTTTCCTCATCGTTCGGTAAAGTGCCAAACAGTTGCCCCTCTATGACCGTCTCATCCTTCTGGTTGACGAAAAGAGCCGTGCATTTGACACGGCCCCTGGTATCCATCTCGTCGATGGTCAGTGTACATGTGACAGTGTCACCGAAGTACACCGGACGCCTAAACCGGAAGTTCATCCCGGCCGCCAGCATGGACAATTGCCCGCCGATCTCCGTGACAAGACCACCCACGTGAAGGCCGTGACAGACCAGGCCATCAAATCCCTTGGCCGAGGCATACTCTTTATTTAAGTGGATCGGGTTGTGATCATGGGAAACCCCGGTGAAAAGGTGCATGCCATCTTCATCGAAGGTCCGGGTCACGGAGAACGTGTCACCGGCCTTGACGCCGGCTAAAAGTTTTTCCCTGATCGGGGATGTCATGTCTTTCTCCTTAACTGAGATATATTTCTGATTAATGGCGAGTATGAATCTACCTTAACTATTGTGTGCAAGATCAGGCAAAAACTGTATAGGAGTGTCGGCGTGTCGGTGTGTCGGCGAAAAACCTAACCGTATTGGCGTGCCGGGGCGAAATCCAGTGCGTTTGAAATTTTGATTTTTCACCGATACCCCGTTACCCCGATACCCCGTTTCAAAGGTTTACTGCGTCCTGCGTGCTGTGTTCTGCGTGCTGCATTTAAAATGTTCCTAATCCAAACCGCTCCTGGAACCGGTAGACTCCGGCCTTGATGAACCCTTTAAACCCTCTCTCTTCCCAGGCTTCATAAGGCAGGGTGTGGGTCAAGCCATCAGAGTTGTTCCAGATCCTGTCGAAATAAATATTAAACTCCTGGGTAACTTCGCCAGCGTTTTTTATCAGGAGGTTGCCCTCCATGTTAAAGTCACCGATGTTTCTGCGCGTCCAGTTGGCCGATCCGGTTATGAATGCAGGTTCCCCGGACTCCTTGAAGGTGATGGACATGGCTTTTGTGTGGAACTGCTCCCCGTGGGTATCTGCCCAGCGGATATCAACATCGTGGTCTGTGGATAACTTCATGAGCTCGGCTGCTACTGGACGGTTGGGTACCCCGATCTTCTTCATTCCGAAAGCATCCCGGTTCGCGTCCATAACCAGTCTCACTGAGGCTCCCCTGGTGATGGCCTCCTTGAGGGCTTCGATGACTCCACGCTCGGACAGGTAGAATATGGCGATGCGCACCTTGTCCTCTGGACCAGCCTTCCCCAGGATGTTGATGATTGCCTTTGCAATCGCTCCTTCGGTGAGCCATTGGATCTCAGGTCCATCAGGACGGATATCAGAAATGGATGAGATCATCGCTGCCTTTTTTTCGATGGAGTCCGCCTTGAAGGCGGCCATACCGGTGGCACCTACGATGACGTTTTGCTTCTGCCTGATACTCCATCGAAGGGCCGCAAGCTCGGTTTGTAGAGCTTCCAGAACAGGTTTGCCTTTGACGGCAAGAGCCAGGTTGGA from bacterium carries:
- a CDS encoding ATP-binding protein yields the protein MTSQITEELFLELGELLNSNLDELTILQTFCNKVLALFDAERVSILALDPQAQFLTLTAWAGRYPDNIKGVKVPMGEGVSGWVAATGEPLLVPDMEKDVRFTGQEDDRYRTRSFLSVPLKSRGRLLGVMNVTDTTMNEGFTEANLRTLKSLALQVGMGMENISQNERLVTHYNTTTSVLSALQELQSDTTDIESGLVPAAIRALNIALGPHSHMILIGEMGNNRAWASTLGSEGGINIAVMDFRSGYSLYQSLASYSLHPPYLDNERLIELGFDWHRVQASELHLVRSLLPPRHNLFGLVLSAISYLPADVLEMQRLQQVILTQFIGLLLEGIFDRIQIRRLDHLKTELISTVSHELRTPLTSIQGFSEYMLRSNDIPESLTRYLHIISNESMRLNRLINNFLDLARLESGQLSLTKEPFDPLVVVENAVQLLKPQAEAGRAMVRLHCDRNLPNLIADQDRIEQALLNLIGNAIKYGGTGVHIDINLYISEGHTVYEVSDNGPGIPGEELPLVFNRFYRGVLDEGEENEKNIKGTGLGLSLTKEIIEQHGGTISVQSTPDKITLFRFSLPSQGLISPQRGISAWYPGDEEFTNELTNRIAEGKTVGILTIHVNPGTTGKNTDELYSVEALSEIEDTMVQALGTGGIEDTFIQSRPQGEFVILTYASLVDDFAEKLIKSFSQQFGEDYALSIGAAVSAQDEKVKPEKIMALSRQACQYVERTQKRGYLKNRRV
- the hpt gene encoding hypoxanthine phosphoribosyltransferase; translation: MRAIPDNYRPILTADQIENRIHEMAAEISRDLMGESPVFVGVLKGAFIFLADLVRAMSVPVEIDFAQISSYGDETQSSGRIKVMKDITTPVAGRHIVVVEDIIDSGRTLHYYLNELRQRGPASVRLAALINKTERQEYTPKVDYLGFTIPHGFLVGYGLDHAGMWRDLPGVYEVINA
- a CDS encoding EamA family transporter — translated: MNFLFYAGVVLIWGTTWFAILFQLGEVDPLVSIIYRFAIAAVILMVYCLVMRKRMRFPLRDHFFMAMMGVFLFALNYWLFYVAELYLASGLVAVIFSTMVIWNILFGTFFIGTPIRPKVLIGAFLGLIGITLVFWPELAAFELSDKGMLGLLLSLAATISASFGNITSARNQMEGIPVVQANAWGMTYGTTFMIIVALLTGKDFTFQATVPYISSLLYLAVFGSVFAFGMYLTLIGRIGADRAAYTTLLFPVVALSLSMMFEGYRGSVGAQVGILLILVGNFLVLKRQKIGIWNRE
- a CDS encoding SOS response-associated peptidase, translated to MCGRFVQFTLFPLLEKEFSLKFGADIPLRPSYNIAPTQDVPVVVNDGGNRLITCRWGLIPPWAKDPSIGNRMINARAETLTEKPSFKGSLKKHRCLIVADGFYEWEKTASGKTPIYITMKDGRPLGFAGLYSDWRPPEGEAIRTCTIVTTEPNELLEPIHNRMPVIIKPDDRDRWLDPAEQDPEKLTPLLIPYPAKELEAWEVSRAVNSPGNDGPANIKPLE
- a CDS encoding MaoC family dehydratase — encoded protein: MTSPIREKLLAGVKAGDTFSVTRTFDEDGMHLFTGVSHDHNPIHLNKEYASAKGFDGLVCHGLHVGGLVTEIGGQLSMLAAGMNFRFRRPVYFGDTVTCTLTIDEMDTRGRVKCTALFVNQKDETVIEGQLFGTLPNDEEKAIIA
- a CDS encoding phospholipase D-like domain-containing protein, producing the protein MNLLSRLKSKWMLLLAAVLTTAVVVVLLPTLLYTTPSLPPGTHIITSPTGIAAESIQLLIDDTAWDPEINRRVINQEIFDEVLAMIHRADQFIYVDLFLWNPWQGSIPEEHRKLASELAEALIKKKRSMRKLDVVVMTDPINRIYGGHEPEFFKDMAKVGIPVVFTDLSELPDSNSIYSPYWALTENFLKATFFSKWAHERHFSNPFDRDGEKISALQFGRMLMFKANHRKVVITGSSQHGIEMVVGSLNPADGSSAHSNLALAVKGKPVLEALQTELAALRWSIRQKQNVIVGATGMAAFKADSIEKKAAMISSISDIRPDGPEIQWLTEGAIAKAIINILGKAGPEDKVRIAIFYLSERGVIEALKEAITRGASVRLVMDANRDAFGMKKIGVPNRPVAAELMKLSTDHDVDIRWADTHGEQFHTKAMSITFKESGEPAFITGSANWTRRNIGDFNMEGNLLIKNAGEVTQEFNIYFDRIWNNSDGLTHTLPYEAWEERGFKGFIKAGVYRFQERFGLGTF